In the Nitrospira sp. genome, one interval contains:
- a CDS encoding DUF4157 domain-containing protein translates to MRSVASALSRPTQQGAGCTSGETRPSLLQRTCACGGSATLGGECEACKTKKLLGQQVQPKLTIGSPHDAYEQEADRVAEQVMRMPDHGAQLHEKARSGIAPQRVARMPLLQRESQGDSQPPAEPAKPKEEESSCPSWRADPDSISKRAAEFYARNHLTPPTQATVERINCEPPVANGNYGCYVHFSDGLVLRVLVRQTDIVVGTGPGPITTEHPPAATPLCFYDYSCPEGALVLTVKRCQSAKASRSVGPPAVAQRTSASASAGPPTAPPVVHDVLASAGHPLDHATRTFFESRFGFDFGHVRIHADHSASESARSVKALAYTVGHDIVFRSGQYAPTSLAGRHLLAHELTHVVQQGGAAHALQRDPEDEESSTENSSSWTDTAKAIWDNPSEELGKRAEEAALNQLDRLANSPSTQSARWSEPGCPATFCQPFADVNRAKAELLWARPVLLEGIKRKVDARVVPLWETYLNGGSPPVDLTASFGADFQGAGVTMSSAQYLVGALRRHLEQAPASIPAGPSRAVDFTTQLSSERQDLDRPKGAREMNFVSGIPGNLAGGVGKDQLSNPIGATASPQNDARDATIHADLATNPDGTITVTPSVRFTVKDTVDLCPGHCGGIPEQVATVPLSRFEATALTGDVPFVVEFDAPAMAQLSFSIQGPAAGQTPAGQGQPQPSNGMG, encoded by the coding sequence ATGAGAAGCGTCGCGTCGGCTCTTAGCCGACCAACTCAACAGGGCGCCGGTTGCACGTCGGGCGAGACCAGACCCTCGTTGCTTCAGCGCACCTGCGCGTGCGGTGGCTCGGCAACGCTTGGCGGGGAGTGTGAGGCGTGCAAGACCAAGAAGTTGCTCGGTCAACAGGTCCAACCCAAGCTCACCATCGGGAGCCCACACGACGCCTATGAACAAGAAGCCGATCGTGTGGCCGAGCAGGTCATGCGAATGCCAGACCATGGTGCTCAGCTTCACGAGAAGGCACGTTCCGGCATTGCACCGCAAAGGGTGGCCAGGATGCCGCTCCTGCAACGGGAGAGCCAAGGGGACAGCCAGCCACCCGCCGAACCGGCCAAGCCGAAGGAAGAAGAGAGCTCATGCCCCAGCTGGCGCGCCGATCCTGACAGTATTTCGAAGCGCGCCGCCGAGTTCTACGCACGGAATCACCTGACGCCGCCGACGCAAGCCACCGTCGAACGCATCAACTGCGAGCCACCGGTGGCGAACGGGAACTATGGCTGCTACGTGCATTTTAGCGACGGCCTCGTGCTACGCGTGCTCGTTCGGCAGACCGATATCGTCGTCGGCACTGGTCCGGGCCCGATCACCACAGAGCATCCGCCGGCGGCCACTCCGCTGTGCTTCTACGACTACTCATGTCCTGAAGGAGCACTCGTCTTGACGGTGAAGCGCTGTCAAAGCGCCAAAGCCAGCCGCTCCGTCGGACCGCCCGCAGTGGCGCAACGGACTTCCGCTTCGGCATCGGCCGGCCCCCCCACGGCTCCGCCGGTGGTCCACGATGTGCTGGCGTCCGCAGGACACCCCCTCGATCACGCGACACGCACATTCTTTGAATCCCGGTTCGGCTTCGACTTTGGACACGTGCGCATCCATGCGGATCACAGCGCTTCGGAGTCGGCCCGCTCCGTCAAAGCCCTGGCCTACACCGTCGGGCACGACATCGTCTTTCGATCGGGACAATATGCGCCGACCTCACTGGCAGGCCGACATCTCCTCGCCCATGAACTGACTCACGTCGTGCAGCAGGGAGGCGCCGCGCATGCACTCCAACGTGACCCCGAGGACGAGGAGTCGTCGACTGAGAATTCCTCGAGTTGGACGGACACGGCCAAAGCCATTTGGGACAATCCCAGCGAAGAATTGGGCAAGCGCGCCGAAGAGGCTGCACTCAATCAATTGGATCGACTCGCGAACTCCCCCAGCACTCAATCTGCGCGATGGTCCGAGCCGGGCTGTCCCGCGACGTTTTGCCAGCCCTTCGCAGACGTGAATCGTGCCAAGGCGGAGTTGCTGTGGGCTCGACCAGTGTTGCTCGAAGGGATCAAACGCAAGGTCGATGCGCGAGTGGTTCCATTGTGGGAGACGTATCTCAACGGCGGGTCTCCACCGGTGGACCTCACCGCTTCTTTTGGGGCAGATTTTCAAGGAGCAGGCGTGACGATGTCCTCTGCCCAATACCTTGTTGGCGCGCTCCGCCGCCATCTCGAGCAGGCCCCTGCTTCGATACCGGCTGGCCCATCACGCGCCGTCGATTTCACCACACAACTATCATCCGAACGGCAAGATCTTGACCGGCCCAAGGGCGCCAGGGAGATGAACTTTGTGTCAGGCATACCGGGCAACCTGGCGGGCGGAGTGGGAAAAGACCAGCTCTCCAACCCAATCGGAGCGACGGCCTCGCCGCAAAACGATGCTCGGGATGCCACGATCCATGCCGATCTGGCAACCAATCCCGACGGAACGATCACGGTGACTCCTTCCGTTCGATTCACGGTGAAGGATACGGTCGACCTCTGTCCCGGCCATTGCGGCGGCATTCCCGAACAAGTCGCCACGGTTCCACTCTCTCGCTTTGAAGCCACGGCACTCACGGGGGATGTGCCCTTTGTCGTCGAATTCGACGCGCCGGCCATGGCGCAACTTTCATTTTCGATTCAAGGCCCGGCTGCTGGACAGACACCCGCCGGACAGGGGCAACCGCAACCCTCCAATGGAATGGGCTGA
- a CDS encoding LysM domain-containing protein: MADPLQTLLDSALKPNPFPPTSRYYGVKTTSVVGSDGTMVVHLRRRFVPASDRFTVVQEHRVTAGERPDHLANTYLGDPEQYWRLCDANDTVRPDALVERLNAVVHIALPEGVTGVSGA, encoded by the coding sequence ATGGCCGATCCATTACAGACACTCTTAGACAGTGCACTCAAGCCCAATCCCTTTCCGCCGACGAGCCGGTATTACGGGGTGAAGACCACGTCGGTCGTCGGGAGCGACGGGACCATGGTGGTGCATTTGCGGCGGCGCTTTGTGCCGGCGAGTGACCGATTTACCGTCGTCCAGGAGCATCGGGTGACGGCCGGCGAGCGGCCGGACCATCTCGCCAACACGTATCTCGGCGATCCGGAACAATATTGGCGCTTGTGCGATGCGAACGATACGGTGCGGCCTGACGCGCTCGTTGAACGGTTGAACGCGGTCGTGCACATCGCCTTGCCGGAAGGCGTCACGGGGGTTTCCGGTGCTTAA
- a CDS encoding baseplate assembly protein produces the protein MSDAQKYYGKYRGTVLNNIDPMQMGRLQVQVPDVAGLIPTSWAMPCFPASGKQMGAYMLPQIGAGVWVEFEQGNMDYPIWSGCWYGSVAEVPVLALAGIPASPNIVLQTTAQNAIVISDVPGPTGGIMLKSATGATLIVNDTGIYIQNGKGAMVTLVGPAVTINNGALTII, from the coding sequence ATGAGTGACGCGCAGAAATATTACGGGAAGTATCGCGGCACGGTCTTGAACAATATCGACCCCATGCAAATGGGGCGGTTGCAAGTGCAGGTGCCGGACGTCGCCGGGTTGATTCCGACCTCCTGGGCCATGCCCTGTTTTCCCGCCAGCGGCAAGCAGATGGGCGCCTACATGCTGCCGCAAATCGGCGCGGGCGTCTGGGTGGAGTTCGAGCAGGGCAATATGGATTACCCCATCTGGAGCGGCTGCTGGTACGGCAGCGTCGCCGAAGTACCGGTGCTGGCGCTCGCTGGTATTCCTGCTAGTCCCAACATCGTGCTCCAAACGACGGCGCAAAACGCGATTGTGATCAGCGACGTCCCGGGCCCGACCGGCGGCATCATGTTGAAGAGCGCGACCGGCGCCACACTCATCGTGAACGATACGGGAATCTATATTCAAAACGGCAAGGGGGCGATGGTGACGTTGGTAGGACCTGCGGTCACAATCAATAATGGCGCCCTCACAATCATTTAG
- a CDS encoding GPW/gp25 family protein, which translates to MTQVDFPYRFDARGRTAGTSDADHIRDLIEQVLFTHPGERVMRPDFGSGLLQLVFSPNSVVLAATTQMLVQSSLQRWLSEWILVESVQVEVVDSTLRVTVQYVIKQTGARVVGTFVQGGSA; encoded by the coding sequence ATGACGCAGGTGGATTTTCCCTATCGGTTTGATGCGCGTGGCCGCACCGCCGGCACGTCCGACGCCGACCACATTCGTGACCTCATCGAGCAGGTGCTCTTCACCCACCCCGGAGAGCGCGTCATGCGGCCGGATTTCGGGAGCGGCCTTTTGCAGTTGGTCTTTTCGCCCAACAGCGTGGTGCTGGCTGCCACCACTCAGATGCTGGTGCAGAGTTCGCTGCAACGCTGGCTCAGCGAATGGATCCTGGTGGAATCGGTGCAGGTGGAAGTCGTGGATTCAACGTTGCGGGTGACGGTGCAGTACGTGATCAAACAGACCGGCGCCCGCGTCGTCGGGACCTTCGTGCAAGGAGGGAGCGCGTGA
- a CDS encoding putative baseplate assembly protein produces the protein MTYSCCDELRRQVVRNHPTLNGIDFLEVIDHAAPTEAERQRKLELHFVKPLGSLTLTVSNITLEGGERITTFHVLSAVAGSGPAAHVLTVEVDQPGDFSTYTLRLVTDALNDAVPSGIDPQLSAIEFSFKVECPSPFDCAPQPHCPEVPEPAPVIDYLAKDYASFRRVMLDRMSALMPEWTERSPADLGVMLVEALAYTADQLSYQQDAVATEAYLGTARRRVSIRRHARLMDYFMSEGCNARTWLHVQVSADVVRVDPANPAIPIGTKFTTFIQGQPTVIADDPRIYEQADMLFEAMESLQSLYADHNELRFYSWSDQRCCLPKGSTSATLAGHHPQLKPGMILMFEEVLGPETGSSSDADPTRRHVVRLDQVVATAEGGGPLTDPVTNQPITELTWHQEDALPFPFCVSAATSAGYRDAVTLVRGNLVLADHGVTLAEESLGSVPEPFLVMPRSKEADRCASLTRESVPVRFRPGLSQGPLTHAGPAYDHAKSAGTALQWDLREVQPSISLTGTKGAETTTWTVRRDLLNSSAEADEYVVEVENDGSGTIRFGDDVHGRRPESGTGFTATYRVGNGRAGNIGADSLIHIALALPEITLVRNPLPAVGGQDPESLQDVRQRAPVAYRVQERAVTEADYAEVTERRADVQRAAATFRWTGSWHTVFVTVDREGGAVVSDEFETDIRAHVERYRMAGHDVEVDGPQFVSLEIDLHVCVQPDHFRSDVERELLDVLSNRDLPDGRQGLFHPDRWSFGQPVYLSAIYGAAHQVTGVESVEVRTFQRQAVPESAGLDSGRLDMAALEIARLDNDRNFPEHGRLTVTLGGGK, from the coding sequence GTGACGTATTCCTGTTGCGACGAGTTGCGTCGTCAGGTGGTGCGCAACCATCCGACCCTCAACGGAATCGATTTTCTGGAAGTCATTGATCATGCCGCGCCGACTGAGGCCGAGCGGCAACGGAAACTCGAGCTCCATTTTGTGAAGCCGTTGGGATCGCTGACATTGACGGTGAGCAACATCACGCTCGAAGGTGGAGAGCGCATCACCACGTTCCATGTACTGTCTGCCGTTGCGGGGAGCGGGCCCGCCGCCCATGTCCTGACCGTCGAAGTGGATCAGCCGGGTGACTTCTCTACGTACACTCTGCGTCTGGTGACCGATGCCTTGAATGATGCGGTGCCGTCCGGGATCGATCCGCAACTCTCCGCGATCGAGTTTTCGTTCAAGGTCGAATGTCCCAGCCCCTTCGATTGTGCTCCGCAACCGCACTGTCCGGAAGTCCCCGAACCGGCGCCGGTGATCGACTACTTGGCGAAGGACTATGCCAGTTTTCGCCGGGTCATGCTCGACCGGATGTCGGCACTGATGCCGGAATGGACCGAGCGTAGTCCCGCAGATCTCGGAGTCATGCTGGTCGAAGCCTTGGCCTATACCGCCGATCAATTGAGTTATCAGCAGGATGCGGTCGCGACCGAAGCCTACCTGGGGACCGCGCGGCGCCGCGTCTCTATCCGGCGTCATGCTCGTTTGATGGACTACTTCATGAGCGAAGGGTGCAACGCCAGGACCTGGCTGCACGTCCAAGTTTCCGCCGACGTGGTCCGGGTCGACCCCGCCAATCCGGCCATTCCCATCGGCACGAAATTTACGACATTTATCCAGGGGCAGCCGACCGTCATTGCCGACGATCCGCGGATCTACGAACAAGCCGACATGCTGTTTGAGGCCATGGAGTCCCTGCAGTCTCTCTATGCCGATCACAACGAGTTGCGATTTTACAGTTGGAGTGATCAACGCTGTTGCCTGCCGAAGGGATCGACCTCGGCTACTCTCGCTGGCCATCATCCGCAGCTGAAGCCGGGTATGATCCTCATGTTCGAGGAAGTCCTGGGTCCGGAAACGGGGTCATCCTCGGATGCCGATCCTACCAGACGTCATGTCGTGCGGCTGGATCAAGTGGTAGCAACGGCCGAGGGTGGCGGGCCGCTCACCGACCCGGTCACGAACCAGCCGATTACCGAACTCACCTGGCATCAAGAGGATGCCCTGCCGTTTCCATTCTGTGTCTCCGCCGCCACGAGCGCCGGCTATCGTGATGCCGTCACGTTGGTTCGCGGGAACCTCGTCCTGGCCGATCATGGGGTCACGCTGGCGGAAGAGTCGCTGGGCTCCGTGCCGGAGCCGTTTTTGGTCATGCCTCGATCGAAGGAGGCGGACCGATGTGCTTCGCTCACTCGTGAGTCGGTTCCAGTACGTTTCCGGCCGGGTCTGTCCCAAGGACCGCTCACGCATGCGGGGCCGGCCTACGACCATGCGAAATCGGCCGGGACTGCGCTGCAGTGGGACTTGCGTGAGGTGCAACCATCCATCAGCCTGACGGGAACCAAAGGCGCGGAGACGACGACTTGGACGGTGCGACGCGACCTGCTGAACAGCAGCGCGGAGGCGGATGAGTATGTCGTTGAAGTGGAGAATGACGGCAGCGGCACGATTCGCTTCGGAGATGATGTGCACGGTCGCCGGCCGGAATCGGGCACGGGGTTTACTGCCACCTATCGAGTAGGCAATGGACGAGCCGGGAACATTGGGGCGGATTCCCTGATCCACATCGCGCTCGCCCTTCCTGAAATCACCCTGGTGCGGAATCCGTTGCCGGCCGTTGGTGGGCAGGATCCGGAATCGTTGCAGGACGTGCGCCAGCGCGCGCCGGTGGCCTATCGGGTACAGGAGCGTGCCGTGACCGAGGCTGATTACGCCGAAGTGACCGAACGCCGAGCCGACGTGCAGCGGGCCGCCGCCACGTTTCGCTGGACGGGCAGCTGGCATACGGTCTTCGTGACGGTCGATCGTGAAGGAGGCGCCGTAGTGTCGGACGAGTTCGAGACCGACATCCGCGCCCATGTCGAGCGGTATCGCATGGCCGGTCATGACGTCGAGGTCGACGGCCCGCAGTTCGTGTCGTTGGAAATCGACCTGCATGTCTGTGTGCAGCCCGACCATTTCCGGAGCGACGTCGAGCGCGAACTTCTTGACGTGTTGAGCAATCGGGACTTGCCGGACGGCCGCCAGGGCCTGTTTCATCCGGATCGCTGGAGTTTCGGGCAGCCGGTGTACCTGAGTGCGATTTACGGGGCTGCCCATCAGGTCACGGGGGTGGAGTCCGTGGAGGTACGCACCTTCCAGCGGCAGGCTGTGCCGGAGAGTGCGGGATTGGATAGTGGACGTCTGGACATGGCCGCCCTGGAGATTGCCCGTTTGGACAATGACCGCAATTTCCCGGAGCATGGCCGGTTGACCGTCACCCTGGGAGGCGGGAAATGA
- a CDS encoding putative baseplate assembly protein: MSQDARNECGCCAGIEASTPGLLVNRPGLSAIAYRVGTYRTFRQSLHARLSDGRWPVLRGLRTRDDDDFTIALLDAWAVTGDILTFYQERIANEAYVRTATERLSILEQSRLLGYQLGPGLAASTHLAFTLEDNPGLPAQAALPITLAVGTKVQTVPGPDEQPQTFETVEAIEARPAWNALLAQQTSTQPLSWNMPELWLSGSNLGLTVGEVVLVVVESGSGFEASIRRVTRVISDPDRRSTKLLLTTMSTSAKTIAATKPGVYVLRSQASPFGHNAPLQPQFNSSGVFQGTFSEWALDADETVTRLTLSSRNDKILKDGFVVIEQDDPANGTRIWTFAVATDVVHRSVARYGIAGNGTRLSLSAGWTKASSSKLDLLRTMTVSAQSEELTTAALPLLYPVYGEMLAFDQLVDGLIPGRPLAVTGVRQAIRLKHPAPSPFKGHKVPWGGPQPPPALVLDDGSSVLLLPGDVLGMTGCPSIVDGSSVLPLTPEDFGASLTQAPSPLLRLPLMDRDGRTGLLDIGAEEIELVSSDPATETVSEIVLIDEAIGTSITQDRDRTTVQLATALVNVYERATVRINANVAAATHGESVKEPLGSGDASTPYQQFILRQPPLTYVSADTPTGSASTLKVYVNEVLWEEVPFFYGHGPTERIYITRRDDEGRTTIRFGDGISGARLPTGQNNVRAEYRKGIGLGGLARTGQLSLLMSRPLGLKGVLNPEAAQGAEDPESRDDARTNAPLTVLTLDRAVSLQDYEDFARTFSGVAKAQAVWVWDGRKRSIFLTVAGPAGELLEEDGSVITKLKASLRTYGDPFVVFTVKPYRQAWFEVEGTVTIDPDHVIEVVMDAISAGLQQRYAFEARAFGQPVALSEVIAAIQAVPGVVAVDLDRFARTDQSLPSIQPRLIADRPAMGADGVVPAAELLLLDPESLTQLKAIQ, from the coding sequence ATGAGTCAGGATGCTCGGAACGAATGCGGCTGCTGCGCCGGCATCGAGGCTTCCACTCCCGGCCTGCTCGTCAATCGGCCGGGTCTTTCGGCGATTGCCTATCGCGTGGGGACCTACCGGACGTTTCGCCAAAGTCTCCATGCGCGCCTATCCGACGGACGCTGGCCGGTGTTGCGGGGCCTGCGAACACGCGACGACGATGACTTCACCATCGCGCTGCTCGACGCCTGGGCCGTCACCGGCGACATCCTCACGTTCTACCAAGAGCGTATCGCCAATGAAGCCTATGTGCGGACTGCCACGGAGCGGCTCTCGATTCTGGAGCAGTCGCGCCTGCTCGGATATCAACTTGGTCCAGGTCTGGCTGCGTCCACGCATCTGGCCTTCACGCTGGAAGACAATCCCGGCCTGCCGGCACAGGCGGCTCTGCCGATCACTTTGGCGGTCGGGACGAAGGTGCAGACAGTTCCCGGGCCGGATGAGCAACCCCAAACCTTCGAGACGGTTGAGGCCATCGAAGCGAGACCGGCGTGGAACGCGCTCCTGGCCCAGCAGACCTCCACGCAACCGCTGAGTTGGAACATGCCGGAGTTGTGGCTGTCGGGCAGTAACCTCGGCCTGACGGTGGGGGAGGTGGTACTGGTTGTCGTGGAAAGCGGCAGTGGTTTTGAAGCCTCAATCCGCCGCGTGACCAGGGTGATATCAGACCCTGATCGCCGCAGCACGAAGCTGTTACTCACAACCATGTCCACCAGTGCGAAAACTATCGCGGCGACTAAGCCGGGGGTCTATGTCCTACGAAGCCAGGCTTCGCCCTTCGGGCACAATGCGCCATTGCAGCCGCAATTCAATAGTAGCGGCGTGTTTCAAGGCACATTCAGTGAGTGGGCGTTGGACGCCGATGAGACGGTGACGCGCCTCACCCTCAGCAGCCGGAACGACAAGATCCTCAAGGATGGTTTCGTTGTCATCGAGCAAGACGATCCGGCGAACGGCACACGCATTTGGACGTTTGCCGTGGCGACCGATGTCGTCCATCGTTCAGTCGCGCGATACGGCATTGCCGGGAATGGAACGAGACTCAGTTTGAGCGCAGGTTGGACGAAAGCTTCGAGTTCGAAGTTGGATCTGCTGCGCACCATGACGGTCTCTGCTCAGAGCGAAGAACTCACCACGGCCGCCTTGCCGCTTCTATACCCGGTCTACGGTGAGATGCTGGCATTCGATCAACTGGTGGACGGTCTGATACCGGGGCGTCCTCTTGCCGTGACCGGTGTTCGCCAGGCGATTCGCCTGAAACATCCGGCCCCGTCACCATTCAAAGGGCACAAGGTCCCATGGGGTGGGCCTCAACCACCACCGGCTCTGGTGTTGGACGACGGGAGCTCAGTGTTGCTGCTGCCGGGCGATGTGCTTGGCATGACCGGCTGTCCGTCAATTGTGGATGGTTCATCGGTTCTTCCGTTGACGCCGGAGGACTTCGGGGCATCGCTGACGCAGGCTCCCTCGCCGTTGCTGCGGTTGCCGCTGATGGATCGGGACGGCCGTACGGGGCTCTTGGATATCGGCGCAGAGGAGATCGAGCTGGTCTCGTCGGATCCCGCCACTGAGACGGTGTCTGAAATTGTCCTCATCGACGAGGCGATTGGGACCAGCATCACCCAGGATCGCGATCGCACGACCGTGCAACTCGCAACGGCGTTGGTCAATGTATACGAGCGGGCGACGGTCCGCATCAACGCCAACGTTGCCGCAGCGACCCACGGAGAAAGCGTGAAGGAACCCTTGGGCAGCGGCGACGCGTCCACGCCGTATCAGCAGTTCATCTTGCGCCAACCGCCTCTGACCTATGTGAGCGCCGATACGCCGACCGGTTCAGCCTCGACGTTGAAGGTGTATGTCAATGAGGTTCTGTGGGAAGAGGTCCCGTTTTTCTACGGACACGGCCCCACCGAGCGTATTTACATCACGAGGCGAGATGACGAAGGCCGCACCACAATCCGCTTTGGCGACGGGATTTCTGGAGCGCGGTTGCCGACCGGCCAGAACAACGTGCGGGCCGAGTACCGCAAGGGCATCGGTCTTGGCGGACTCGCCCGGACCGGGCAATTGAGCCTCCTGATGAGTCGACCACTCGGATTAAAAGGGGTCCTGAATCCGGAGGCTGCGCAGGGAGCCGAAGATCCGGAGTCGAGAGACGACGCGCGTACGAACGCGCCGCTTACGGTGCTCACGCTCGATCGCGCGGTGTCGTTGCAGGATTACGAAGATTTCGCGAGGACGTTCTCCGGCGTCGCCAAGGCCCAGGCCGTCTGGGTCTGGGATGGCCGCAAGCGGAGCATTTTCCTCACGGTCGCCGGACCGGCTGGAGAACTGTTGGAGGAAGACGGCTCCGTCATCACGAAATTGAAAGCGTCATTGCGTACGTACGGAGATCCCTTTGTGGTGTTCACGGTGAAGCCGTACCGGCAGGCCTGGTTCGAAGTCGAAGGCACGGTCACGATCGATCCGGACCATGTGATCGAGGTGGTGATGGATGCGATATCCGCCGGCCTTCAGCAGCGGTATGCGTTCGAGGCCAGGGCCTTTGGGCAGCCGGTTGCGCTGAGTGAAGTGATCGCCGCAATCCAGGCGGTTCCCGGTGTCGTGGCGGTGGATCTGGACCGGTTCGCGCGCACAGACCAGTCGCTGCCGTCGATTCAGCCGCGCTTGATTGCCGATCGTCCGGCGATGGGTGCGGACGGGGTGGTGCCGGCGGCGGAACTGTTGTTGCTCGATCCCGAATCATTGACTCAACTGAAGGCGATCCAATGA